In Dyella terrae, one DNA window encodes the following:
- a CDS encoding helix-turn-helix transcriptional regulator, whose protein sequence is MADKTTTPPVSEVTGPCLVDEDWMRARGILFSNDYKRKLEAKGKFPARVHLGHTSVAWVKSEVESYIADRIASRSVEVPA, encoded by the coding sequence ATGGCCGACAAAACCACCACCCCACCCGTTAGCGAAGTCACTGGTCCTTGTTTGGTAGACGAGGATTGGATGCGCGCGCGCGGCATTCTTTTCAGCAACGATTACAAGCGAAAGCTTGAAGCGAAGGGGAAGTTTCCAGCGCGCGTTCACCTGGGACACACTTCCGTTGCATGGGTTAAGTCCGAGGTCGAGTCGTATATCGCTGACCGGATCGCATCGCGCAGTGTCGAGGTGCCGGCATGA
- a CDS encoding helix-turn-helix domain-containing protein: protein MSDLLYYSTKEAAGILKLSPRTLENLRNKRQGPDFIKFGSRVLYSEEALKDYVSRNLVVTKKPRR, encoded by the coding sequence ATGAGTGACCTCCTGTACTACTCGACCAAGGAAGCGGCCGGGATCCTCAAGCTGTCCCCCAGGACCCTGGAGAATTTGCGCAACAAGCGGCAGGGTCCGGATTTCATCAAGTTCGGTTCGCGGGTCCTGTACTCCGAGGAAGCGTTGAAGGACTACGTATCGAGGAATCTGGTTGTAACGAAGAAGCCTCGTCGCTGA
- a CDS encoding Arm DNA-binding domain-containing protein has product MGGRQAGVRAATKGSITLDFYYRGVRCRERLKLAPTSANQKFAANLRAQIQAEIARGTFEYAKFFPDSKRALTLSKVPGAAITLGPALETWLKGMKGQIEHSTFRDYDLAIQRVWVPAFGTRRLTELTRADLKAWVAERSCGIKRIRNLLLPLRGLYAQALDDQQINVNPFVGWTPRKIEPPKETDDVDPFGPSEVAAILESCDGQVRNLFQFGFWTGLRTSELIALRWEDVDLDGGTITVRRAKVRKQVKAPKTKAGRRTMQLLQPALDAIRAQRQHTQLAGEEVFTNPRTGGPWLHDGPIRKTAWQPTLKRAGVRYRYPYQMRHTFASTLLSAGENPVWVASMMGHKDWTMIVRTYGRWIPSVAPDAGQKVAAVWLTGQNHHNQGET; this is encoded by the coding sequence ATGGGTGGAAGGCAGGCAGGTGTTCGAGCTGCAACGAAAGGCAGCATCACGCTCGATTTCTATTACCGCGGTGTCCGCTGCCGCGAACGGCTGAAGCTCGCCCCAACGTCGGCAAATCAGAAGTTCGCGGCCAACTTGCGGGCCCAGATCCAGGCCGAAATTGCCCGCGGGACTTTTGAGTACGCGAAGTTCTTCCCGGATAGCAAGCGCGCGCTCACCCTCAGCAAGGTACCCGGCGCGGCCATCACCTTGGGCCCCGCCCTTGAGACTTGGCTGAAGGGAATGAAGGGCCAGATCGAACATTCCACTTTCAGGGACTACGACCTGGCCATCCAGCGAGTGTGGGTGCCCGCCTTTGGAACTCGACGCTTGACCGAGCTGACTCGCGCAGACCTGAAGGCGTGGGTTGCTGAACGATCCTGCGGCATCAAGCGCATTCGAAACCTACTGCTTCCATTGCGGGGCTTGTACGCCCAGGCATTGGACGATCAGCAAATCAATGTGAATCCTTTCGTCGGGTGGACGCCCCGCAAGATCGAACCACCCAAAGAAACGGACGATGTCGATCCGTTTGGCCCATCCGAGGTCGCGGCTATTCTGGAGTCATGTGACGGCCAGGTTCGAAACCTGTTCCAGTTTGGATTCTGGACGGGCCTTCGCACCAGTGAGCTTATTGCGCTCCGATGGGAAGACGTGGACCTGGACGGCGGCACGATCACCGTGAGGCGCGCGAAGGTCCGGAAACAAGTGAAGGCCCCCAAGACCAAAGCCGGCCGACGCACTATGCAACTGCTGCAGCCTGCCCTGGACGCCATCCGGGCCCAGCGCCAGCACACTCAATTGGCCGGCGAAGAAGTTTTTACAAATCCGCGAACGGGCGGACCGTGGCTTCACGACGGGCCAATACGCAAGACTGCGTGGCAGCCCACCCTCAAGCGTGCGGGCGTGCGGTACAGGTACCCATATCAAATGCGCCACACCTTCGCATCGACGCTGCTCAGCGCCGGCGAGAACCCCGTGTGGGTGGCATCTATGATGGGTCACAAGGATTGGACCATGATCGTCCGCACGTATGGCCGATGGATACCCTCCGTTGCCCCGGACGCTGGTCAGAAGGTGGCAGCTGTCTGGCTAACTGGACAGAACCACCACAACCAAGGAGAGACGTGA
- a CDS encoding excisionase, which translates to MRYLTIGKFAADSGYTEDAVRAKIKTGVWLEGIVWTKAPDGRVLIDTEGYGLWVEGRQVFELQRKAASRSISITAVSAAANG; encoded by the coding sequence ATGCGATATCTGACCATCGGCAAGTTCGCAGCGGATTCGGGGTATACCGAAGATGCTGTCCGGGCCAAGATCAAGACAGGGGTGTGGCTCGAAGGAATCGTCTGGACGAAAGCGCCTGACGGGCGGGTCTTGATCGACACGGAGGGCTATGGGCTATGGGTGGAAGGCAGGCAGGTGTTCGAGCTGCAACGAAAGGCAGCATCACGCTCGATTTCTATTACCGCGGTGTCCGCTGCCGCGAACGGCTGA
- a CDS encoding GrlR family regulatory protein → MDTSAAAWGDPVDFTRHRSTVHPLQQFTQGEKSMRDGIYEVTFYQNSTKVDDHGSGIVTIKDGAMNGGDEGYIYRATLTYDAGHVTGQIQVSKWSAKLASVFPGIDNYLLDFAGDFHDDDALDGVATIVGQPHMKLWISAHRIGDCV, encoded by the coding sequence ATGGACACGAGCGCCGCAGCATGGGGTGATCCCGTGGACTTCACACGCCATCGTTCAACAGTGCATCCTCTGCAGCAGTTCACCCAGGGGGAGAAATCCATGCGCGACGGAATCTATGAGGTCACGTTCTACCAGAACTCGACGAAAGTGGACGACCACGGTAGCGGCATAGTTACGATCAAAGACGGTGCGATGAATGGCGGCGACGAAGGCTACATTTATCGCGCCACGCTGACGTATGACGCGGGCCACGTAACAGGACAGATTCAAGTGTCGAAATGGAGCGCAAAACTTGCGTCTGTGTTCCCCGGCATCGATAACTATCTCTTGGATTTTGCCGGGGATTTTCACGACGACGACGCACTTGATGGCGTGGCTACGATAGTTGGGCAGCCGCACATGAAGCTGTGGATTTCCGCCCATAGAATCGGGGACTGCGTGTAA
- a CDS encoding bifunctional DNA primase/polymerase — translation MTALQSALSLARQGFHIFPLQAGTKLPVHKGWQLKATRDPAQIERWFRDKDSNIGIFTGKFGQDAALLVIDVDRKGEKDGNRALLRHELDGDDVPPTFESATPTGGRHLVYRVGAAVRQGVDVLGAGLDVRSHGGYIVAPGSKVEAGEYFIDRPGKPVDAPQWLIDACGMPRGKAVDRTPLAGVDPERAVKRATFYLENEAPEAIEGAGGDNTTFQVAAKLKDLGVSPDTAVELMLEHWFDGCGWTPDELATKVRNAYRYGENPPGADAPEALFDAVEEPVTAVRNPLKALNDEYALVLNGGEASVYHERRLENGQRKIDSMKGGSFELVLKDRKFDGKPLSAKWLSWPGRRFYRGGVNFCPMQDPGPDVLNLWGGFAVEPVKGDWSLFRAHIRDVICSGDAKLDAYVMGWLAHMVQRPHEPAGVALVLRGGQGTGKSTFGEIVGAMLGEHYVHIYSRQQLTGNFNSHLACKVMILADEAYFAGNLADGPVLKALLTESTMLKENKGKDIVRVRNCAHVVMASNDDWVVPADHDQRRFCVLDVAGLRRNDRSYFEQMRAQMKRGGTAAMLHDLSALDIAGFDIGNFPATDAGTDQKVASLRGPMYWLHDALCQGRIIDLPWEASGVQVSKRQAYADYVRRAQSECRDHRPVGRPAFWSRIKAVFSSPLTESNLRLAGEVERDRAVTFPPLAEAREAFGMHLDGRHLLWEDG, via the coding sequence ATGACGGCCCTCCAGTCGGCGTTGTCCCTGGCGCGCCAGGGCTTTCACATCTTTCCGCTGCAGGCCGGGACCAAGCTCCCGGTCCACAAGGGCTGGCAGCTGAAAGCCACGCGAGACCCGGCGCAGATCGAGCGCTGGTTCCGCGACAAGGATTCGAACATCGGCATCTTCACCGGCAAGTTCGGGCAGGACGCCGCGCTGCTGGTGATCGATGTCGATCGCAAAGGGGAGAAGGATGGGAACCGTGCACTACTTCGGCATGAACTGGACGGCGACGACGTGCCGCCGACTTTCGAAAGTGCCACGCCCACCGGCGGGCGTCATCTTGTGTATCGTGTTGGCGCTGCTGTGCGCCAAGGCGTGGATGTCCTCGGCGCTGGCCTAGACGTTCGTAGCCACGGGGGCTATATCGTAGCGCCCGGTAGCAAAGTGGAGGCCGGTGAATACTTCATCGACCGTCCGGGCAAGCCGGTCGACGCGCCGCAATGGTTGATTGATGCATGCGGCATGCCGCGTGGCAAAGCCGTCGACCGCACTCCCCTTGCCGGCGTGGACCCCGAGCGCGCTGTCAAACGCGCGACGTTCTATCTGGAGAACGAGGCCCCCGAAGCCATCGAAGGCGCTGGCGGCGACAACACCACGTTCCAGGTCGCGGCCAAGCTGAAGGATCTGGGCGTCTCGCCGGATACCGCCGTCGAGCTGATGCTCGAACACTGGTTCGATGGCTGCGGCTGGACACCGGACGAACTGGCAACCAAGGTCCGCAACGCATACCGGTACGGTGAGAACCCGCCGGGCGCCGATGCGCCGGAAGCCCTATTCGACGCCGTCGAGGAACCGGTCACGGCCGTGCGCAATCCACTCAAGGCACTCAATGACGAGTACGCGTTGGTGCTTAACGGTGGCGAAGCTTCTGTGTACCACGAACGGCGGCTCGAAAACGGGCAACGAAAGATCGACTCGATGAAGGGCGGTAGTTTTGAACTGGTCCTCAAGGATCGAAAGTTCGACGGCAAACCGCTTTCGGCGAAGTGGCTGTCCTGGCCAGGTCGTCGCTTCTATCGCGGCGGCGTCAATTTTTGCCCCATGCAGGACCCAGGGCCGGACGTGTTGAATCTCTGGGGAGGTTTTGCCGTGGAACCAGTTAAGGGCGACTGGTCGCTATTCCGCGCGCACATCCGCGACGTGATATGCAGCGGTGACGCGAAGCTGGACGCCTACGTTATGGGATGGCTCGCGCACATGGTGCAAAGGCCCCATGAGCCGGCCGGTGTTGCGCTTGTTCTCCGTGGCGGCCAAGGGACCGGCAAGAGCACGTTTGGTGAAATCGTGGGCGCCATGCTCGGGGAGCACTACGTCCACATCTATTCGCGCCAACAGTTGACCGGGAATTTCAACAGCCACCTCGCATGCAAGGTGATGATTCTGGCCGACGAAGCGTACTTTGCGGGCAACCTCGCGGACGGCCCGGTCTTGAAGGCGCTATTGACCGAATCCACGATGCTCAAGGAGAACAAGGGCAAGGACATTGTCCGCGTCCGAAACTGCGCGCACGTGGTCATGGCGAGCAATGATGACTGGGTAGTTCCGGCGGATCACGATCAGCGCCGCTTCTGTGTGCTCGATGTCGCGGGGTTGCGGCGCAACGACCGCAGCTATTTCGAACAGATGCGGGCGCAGATGAAGCGCGGCGGCACGGCAGCCATGCTGCATGACCTGAGTGCCCTCGATATCGCGGGTTTCGACATCGGAAATTTCCCAGCCACGGATGCCGGCACAGATCAGAAGGTGGCCAGTTTGCGTGGCCCCATGTACTGGCTTCATGACGCCCTGTGCCAAGGGCGAATCATCGACCTTCCATGGGAAGCCTCGGGCGTCCAGGTCAGCAAACGACAAGCGTACGCCGACTATGTGCGCCGTGCCCAAAGCGAATGCCGGGACCACCGGCCCGTGGGGCGACCCGCATTCTGGTCGCGAATCAAAGCGGTATTTTCCTCTCCACTTACCGAATCGAATCTCCGCCTGGCCGGCGAGGTCGAGCGCGACCGCGCAGTGACCTTCCCACCGCTTGCCGAAGCCCGGGAGGCTTTTGGGATGCACCTGGATGGCCGCCACTTGCTATGGGAGGACGGTTGA